One part of the Gossypium raimondii isolate GPD5lz chromosome 1, ASM2569854v1, whole genome shotgun sequence genome encodes these proteins:
- the LOC105785945 gene encoding mechanosensitive ion channel protein 8 isoform X2, with protein MSKWKLKIFASANNNNPNDDNEELPILYDFDCHEEELIISAMDGDTRKSPVNPVETAESRTGKDSNLETDSFRHSNYEFWSDREEIKDGGEDNFDYKQRWQPGEESSSWKIMNDHLLKKTSNTNEIALEMGLDVDDIKRDPSVLSRDSRRVSFEAAVPSFQYQSQHQEGINDRAYELSRGMSNASALSGLLSKVSCTKSRLIDRPPEEVQMMSDLLSKSGPIMSGLLGKGSEGEEEDDPFADEDVPDEFRRANLNALTLLQWLSLVLIVAALVCSLWIPSLKTMDLWELRLWKWLVFLLVLICGRLVSGWGIRLIVFFIEMNFFLRKRMLYFVYGVRKPVQNCLWLTLVLLTWHFLFDNKVERENDFLIYVTKILVCFLVSTCLWLLKTLLVKVMASLFHVSTYFDRILHTLFNQYVIELLSGPPIIENQRMEEERERIAAEISRLQTAGAKVPSDLHEDAFPTQRTSEKLRKTFTRLKTFSSAPSPKKGGNGIALEHLHKLNHRNISAWNMKRLMKMVRHGTLTTLDEQIMQDDSVKQIRSEHEATLAAKKIFQNVAHRGSKFIYVEDLMRFMREDEAFRTMATFEGAYEMRRISKSSLKNWMLNAYRERKALALTLNDTKTAVKQLHHMVNVITIIIIVVIWLVILEIASSRVIVLFSSQLVVAAFIFGNTCKTIFESIVFLFIIHPFDVGDRCEINGVQWWKR; from the exons ATGTCGAAATGGAAATTGAAAATCTTCGCATCGGCTAACAATAACAACCCTAACGACGACAACGAAGAGCTTCCGATTCTATACGATTTCGATTGTCACGAAGAAGAGCTGATAATAAGCGCCATGGATGGTGATACTAGAAAATCCCCTGTAAATCCCGTCGAAACTGCAGAATCCAGGACAGGCAAAGACTCGAACCTTGAAACCGACAGTTTTAGGCACTCCAACTATGAGTTTTGGAGCGATAGAGAagagatcaaagatggtggtGAAGATAATTTCGATTACAAGCAACGATGGCAACCGGGCGAAGAATCATCGTCTTGGAAGATAATGAATGATCATCTCTTGAAAAAAACAAGCAACACCAACGAGATTGCGTTAGAGATGGGGTTAgatgttgatgatattaaaCGGGATCCCTCGGTTTTGTCTCGAGACTCTAGAAGGGTTTCTTTCGAAGCAGCGGTCCCGAGTTTTCAGTACCAATCACAGCATCAAGAAGGAATAAATGATCGAGCCTACGAACTCTCGAGAGGAATGTCGAACGCATCGGCTCTGTCGGGTTTGCTATCGAAAGTGAGTTGCACCAAGTCAAGGCTTATAGATAGGCCACCAGAAGAGGTACAAATGATGTCGGATTTGTTATCCAAATCGGGTCCGATTATGTCCGGATTGTTAGGCAAAGGTTCGGAaggtgaagaagaagatgacCCATTTGCAGATGAAGATGTGCCTGATGAGTTTAGGAGAGCTAATCTCAATGCACTCACTTTGCTTCAATGGTTGAGCCTCGTCTTGATTGTAGCTGCTTTGGTTTGTAGTTTATGGATTCCTTCTTTGAAAACCATGGACCTATGGGAGCTTAGGCTATGGAAATGGCTAGTGTTCTTGCTGGTTTTGATATGTGGGAGATTGGTGTCTGGATGGGGTATCAGATTGATTGTGTTCTTCATTGAAATGAACTTCTTTTTAAGGAAAAGGATGTTGTATTTCGTTTATGGTGTAAGAAAACCAGTCCAGAATTGCCTATGGTTAACTTTAGTGCTATTGACATGGCATTTCTTGTTTGACAATAAAGTTGAGAGGGAAAACGATTTTCTAATTTACGTGACCAAAATCCTAGTTTGTTTCTTGGTGAGTACGTGTCTATGGTTACTCAAGACATTACTAGTCAAAGTAATGGCTTCATTATTTCATGTGAGTACTTATTTCGATAGGATACTACACACATTATTCAACCAATATGTGATCGAATTACTCTCTGGTCCTCCAATAATTGAAAACCAAAGGATGGAAGAAGAAAGGGAAAGGATTGCGGCCGAGATCAGTCGGTTGCAGACAGCCGGTGCAAAAGTGCCTTCGGATCTTCACGAAGATGCCTTTCCCACACAAAGGACTAGTGAGAAGTTGAGAAAAACATTCACCAGGCTAAAAACGTTTTCTTCGGCACCTTCACCGAAGAAAGGGGGTAATGGGATTGCTTTAGAACACTTACATAAGCTCAACCATAGGAACATTTCGGCTTGGAACATGAAGAGATTGATGAAGATGGTCCGACATGGGACATTGACTACATTGGATGAGCAGATAATGCAGGATGATTCTGTGAAACAGATCAGAAGTGAACACGAAGCAACCCTTGCTGCTAAGAAGATTTTCCAAAATGTGGCTCACCGTGGTTCCAA ATTTATCTACGTGGAGGATTTAATGCGGTTTATGCGAGAAGATGAGGCTTTTAGAACAATGGCTACCTTTGAAGGTGCTTATGAGATGAGGAGGATTAGCAAATCATCCTTGAAGAATTGGATG CTGAACGCGTATAGAGAAAGAAAAGCTCTGGCCTTGACCCTAAACGACACAAAGACGGCAGTAAAACAGCTTCACCACATGGTAAACGTGATTACCATAATCATCATAGTTGTCATCTGGCTTGTCATTCTGGAGATTGCTTCCTCAAGGGTTATAGTACTCTTCAGCTCCCAGCTGGTCGTTGCCGCCTTCATCTTCGGCAACACCTGTAAAACCATCTTCGAATCTATTGTCTTCTTGTTCATCATTCACCCTTTCGATGTTGGAGACCGCTGCGAGATCAATGGAGTGCAG TGGTGGAAGAGATGA
- the LOC105785945 gene encoding mechanosensitive ion channel protein 8 isoform X1, whose translation MSKWKLKIFASANNNNPNDDNEELPILYDFDCHEEELIISAMDGDTRKSPVNPVETAESRTGKDSNLETDSFRHSNYEFWSDREEIKDGGEDNFDYKQRWQPGEESSSWKIMNDHLLKKTSNTNEIALEMGLDVDDIKRDPSVLSRDSRRVSFEAAVPSFQYQSQHQEGINDRAYELSRGMSNASALSGLLSKVSCTKSRLIDRPPEEVQMMSDLLSKSGPIMSGLLGKGSEGEEEDDPFADEDVPDEFRRANLNALTLLQWLSLVLIVAALVCSLWIPSLKTMDLWELRLWKWLVFLLVLICGRLVSGWGIRLIVFFIEMNFFLRKRMLYFVYGVRKPVQNCLWLTLVLLTWHFLFDNKVERENDFLIYVTKILVCFLVSTCLWLLKTLLVKVMASLFHVSTYFDRILHTLFNQYVIELLSGPPIIENQRMEEERERIAAEISRLQTAGAKVPSDLHEDAFPTQRTSEKLRKTFTRLKTFSSAPSPKKGGNGIALEHLHKLNHRNISAWNMKRLMKMVRHGTLTTLDEQIMQDDSVKQIRSEHEATLAAKKIFQNVAHRGSKFIYVEDLMRFMREDEAFRTMATFEGAYEMRRISKSSLKNWMLNAYRERKALALTLNDTKTAVKQLHHMVNVITIIIIVVIWLVILEIASSRVIVLFSSQLVVAAFIFGNTCKTIFESIVFLFIIHPFDVGDRCEINGVQLVVEEMNILTTVFLRFDNLKLVFPNSILSTMPIGNFYRSPDMGDAIDFLIHIGTPVEKIALMKQRIVSYIVNRKEHWCSDPMIVLKEFEQFNQIKMAVWVTHKMNYQDIGERWERRSRLAEEIVNIFKELDLQYRLLPIDINVCTLPPVHSTRFPSTWNTAETSTE comes from the exons ATGTCGAAATGGAAATTGAAAATCTTCGCATCGGCTAACAATAACAACCCTAACGACGACAACGAAGAGCTTCCGATTCTATACGATTTCGATTGTCACGAAGAAGAGCTGATAATAAGCGCCATGGATGGTGATACTAGAAAATCCCCTGTAAATCCCGTCGAAACTGCAGAATCCAGGACAGGCAAAGACTCGAACCTTGAAACCGACAGTTTTAGGCACTCCAACTATGAGTTTTGGAGCGATAGAGAagagatcaaagatggtggtGAAGATAATTTCGATTACAAGCAACGATGGCAACCGGGCGAAGAATCATCGTCTTGGAAGATAATGAATGATCATCTCTTGAAAAAAACAAGCAACACCAACGAGATTGCGTTAGAGATGGGGTTAgatgttgatgatattaaaCGGGATCCCTCGGTTTTGTCTCGAGACTCTAGAAGGGTTTCTTTCGAAGCAGCGGTCCCGAGTTTTCAGTACCAATCACAGCATCAAGAAGGAATAAATGATCGAGCCTACGAACTCTCGAGAGGAATGTCGAACGCATCGGCTCTGTCGGGTTTGCTATCGAAAGTGAGTTGCACCAAGTCAAGGCTTATAGATAGGCCACCAGAAGAGGTACAAATGATGTCGGATTTGTTATCCAAATCGGGTCCGATTATGTCCGGATTGTTAGGCAAAGGTTCGGAaggtgaagaagaagatgacCCATTTGCAGATGAAGATGTGCCTGATGAGTTTAGGAGAGCTAATCTCAATGCACTCACTTTGCTTCAATGGTTGAGCCTCGTCTTGATTGTAGCTGCTTTGGTTTGTAGTTTATGGATTCCTTCTTTGAAAACCATGGACCTATGGGAGCTTAGGCTATGGAAATGGCTAGTGTTCTTGCTGGTTTTGATATGTGGGAGATTGGTGTCTGGATGGGGTATCAGATTGATTGTGTTCTTCATTGAAATGAACTTCTTTTTAAGGAAAAGGATGTTGTATTTCGTTTATGGTGTAAGAAAACCAGTCCAGAATTGCCTATGGTTAACTTTAGTGCTATTGACATGGCATTTCTTGTTTGACAATAAAGTTGAGAGGGAAAACGATTTTCTAATTTACGTGACCAAAATCCTAGTTTGTTTCTTGGTGAGTACGTGTCTATGGTTACTCAAGACATTACTAGTCAAAGTAATGGCTTCATTATTTCATGTGAGTACTTATTTCGATAGGATACTACACACATTATTCAACCAATATGTGATCGAATTACTCTCTGGTCCTCCAATAATTGAAAACCAAAGGATGGAAGAAGAAAGGGAAAGGATTGCGGCCGAGATCAGTCGGTTGCAGACAGCCGGTGCAAAAGTGCCTTCGGATCTTCACGAAGATGCCTTTCCCACACAAAGGACTAGTGAGAAGTTGAGAAAAACATTCACCAGGCTAAAAACGTTTTCTTCGGCACCTTCACCGAAGAAAGGGGGTAATGGGATTGCTTTAGAACACTTACATAAGCTCAACCATAGGAACATTTCGGCTTGGAACATGAAGAGATTGATGAAGATGGTCCGACATGGGACATTGACTACATTGGATGAGCAGATAATGCAGGATGATTCTGTGAAACAGATCAGAAGTGAACACGAAGCAACCCTTGCTGCTAAGAAGATTTTCCAAAATGTGGCTCACCGTGGTTCCAA ATTTATCTACGTGGAGGATTTAATGCGGTTTATGCGAGAAGATGAGGCTTTTAGAACAATGGCTACCTTTGAAGGTGCTTATGAGATGAGGAGGATTAGCAAATCATCCTTGAAGAATTGGATG CTGAACGCGTATAGAGAAAGAAAAGCTCTGGCCTTGACCCTAAACGACACAAAGACGGCAGTAAAACAGCTTCACCACATGGTAAACGTGATTACCATAATCATCATAGTTGTCATCTGGCTTGTCATTCTGGAGATTGCTTCCTCAAGGGTTATAGTACTCTTCAGCTCCCAGCTGGTCGTTGCCGCCTTCATCTTCGGCAACACCTGTAAAACCATCTTCGAATCTATTGTCTTCTTGTTCATCATTCACCCTTTCGATGTTGGAGACCGCTGCGAGATCAATGGAGTGCAG TTAGTGGTGGAAGAGATGAACATTCTTACTACAGTTTTCTTGAGATTCGACAACTTGAAACTGGTGTTTCCCAACAGTATTCTTTCAACGATGCCGATCGGCAACTTTTATCGTAGTCCAGATATGGGTGATGCAATTGATTTCTTAATCCATATTGGTACACCAGTCGAGAAGATTGCTCTCATGAAGCAACGAATAGTAAG TTACATCGTGAACCGGAAAGAACACTGGTGTTCTGATCCGATGATTGTGTTAAAAGAAtttgaacaatttaaccaaataaaaatgGCGGTTTGGGTAACTCATAAAATGAACTACCAAGACATTGGAGAGAGGTGGGAAAGGAGGTCTCGATTGGCTGAAGAGATAGTGAACATCTTCAAAGAACTTGACCTGCAATACCGTTTGCTGCCCATTGACATCAATGTCTGCACCTTGCCTCCCGTCCACTCCACTCGTTTTCCTTCCACATGGAATACTGCAGAAACTTCGACCGAGTAG